The following are encoded in a window of Pseudobdellovibrionaceae bacterium genomic DNA:
- a CDS encoding HAMP domain-containing histidine kinase, with the protein MIQSSLFRRHFLMVIGVLGFFVLWGLLVNHWLMKVTRENRPPPPLNTARFLAAFANGDYVAALKKVEANMEPGGSRLSLWDHEGHQIYPTDRLVRWPRARPPGFMEGFRGPPPPEEELPAGGPDEKEVFHAPENHLPTEVFEQRMVGEPPSHVIVRLPGEPATYLLHEMRWKMPSGGLGGPWVPLGVLTVTILLGGLAALLVLYRSFDGMVALADQVITDLQNGNLKARFPIRRTDEIGRAMMRFNTMADEIERLVEQVRQIERSRMTLLQDLAHDLRTPVASLRTLIETLNIQREKLPHETQEEILRLAQAEVGYFEKLVEDLLFLARVGEPRYQVGHDRVNLAGLIREEGTNANSRSESSKSNIVVESRGPGGDPTIGADDVLEVHGDEQLLRRVLRNGIENAKSFAKSKVLLRWEIAADGKVDVFIEDDGAGFHADVIESFGERRISRRLEAQQDGRISLGLGSVIMKTVIRAHGGDLKAANESSLRPGGAQVQIRLPRT; encoded by the coding sequence ATGATCCAGTCCTCGCTTTTTCGTCGTCACTTCTTGATGGTCATCGGGGTTCTGGGGTTTTTCGTCCTCTGGGGACTGCTCGTGAATCATTGGCTGATGAAAGTGACGCGCGAAAACCGTCCGCCGCCGCCGCTCAATACGGCGCGCTTTCTGGCGGCCTTCGCGAACGGCGACTACGTGGCGGCGCTGAAGAAAGTCGAAGCGAACATGGAGCCGGGCGGCTCGCGGCTTTCGCTTTGGGATCACGAAGGACATCAGATCTACCCCACGGATCGTTTGGTGCGCTGGCCGCGCGCGCGACCACCGGGATTCATGGAAGGGTTTCGCGGACCGCCGCCGCCGGAAGAGGAGTTGCCGGCGGGCGGTCCCGACGAAAAAGAGGTCTTTCACGCTCCGGAAAATCATCTTCCCACGGAGGTCTTCGAGCAGCGTATGGTGGGCGAGCCCCCCTCGCACGTGATCGTGCGTCTGCCCGGCGAACCCGCGACCTATCTGCTGCACGAGATGCGCTGGAAGATGCCGTCCGGAGGGCTGGGCGGTCCCTGGGTTCCGCTCGGCGTTTTGACCGTCACCATTCTGCTCGGCGGCTTGGCGGCGCTGCTCGTGCTGTACCGTTCGTTCGACGGTATGGTCGCGCTGGCCGATCAGGTCATCACGGATCTGCAGAACGGAAATCTGAAGGCGCGTTTCCCGATCCGTCGCACCGACGAAATTGGCCGCGCGATGATGCGTTTCAATACCATGGCCGACGAGATCGAACGTCTGGTCGAGCAGGTCCGCCAGATCGAGCGCTCGCGCATGACGCTTTTGCAGGATCTCGCCCACGATCTGCGCACGCCGGTCGCGTCGCTGCGCACGTTGATCGAAACCTTGAATATTCAGCGCGAGAAACTTCCGCACGAAACCCAGGAAGAGATCCTGCGGCTCGCGCAGGCCGAGGTCGGGTATTTCGAAAAGCTCGTCGAAGATCTGCTGTTCCTCGCGCGGGTGGGCGAGCCACGCTACCAGGTGGGGCACGATCGGGTGAACCTGGCGGGATTGATCCGCGAGGAGGGCACGAACGCGAATTCGCGCTCGGAGTCCTCGAAATCCAACATCGTCGTGGAGTCGCGCGGCCCCGGCGGCGATCCCACGATCGGCGCGGACGACGTCCTTGAGGTCCACGGGGACGAGCAGCTTTTGCGGCGGGTCCTGCGCAACGGCATCGAGAACGCGAAATCGTTCGCGAAGTCGAAAGTCCTTTTGCGCTGGGAGATCGCCGCGGACGGCAAGGTCGATGTGTTCATCGAGGACGACGGCGCCGGTTTTCACGCGGACGTCATCGAGTCCTTCGGCGAGCGTCGGATCTCGCGGCGCCTGGAAGCCCAGCAGGACGGGCGCATCTCGCTCGGTCTCGGTTCGGTCATCATGAAGACGGTGATCCGCGCGCACGGGGGCGACCTGAAGGCCGCGAACGAATCGAGTCTGCGACCCGGCGGCGCGCAGGTGCAGATCCGTCTGCCGCGGACCTAG